The following is a genomic window from Spirosoma agri.
GAAAAGGATAATTCGAATACCCACTCGCGTTTGCTGGTGGGTATTCTTGTTTTACTGCCTATGGCTTGTCTATCAGTGAAGAAGCGACGACAAAACAACCCGATCGGGGAGATTTGGTCGCGTCAGACGCTTTCACAGTCGATTTAATTATTCCTTAATTTGTTGAGGTAAACGCAACGGTATACTTGTGCATTTTTCCGCCAATTTCACATGCACTATGAAAGTAAGTTGTCACCAAAAAACCGGACTGACTCACATCATGAGTTTGACTGGTCAAAACTATAACGATACCTACTACGTCTGGAAGCATTTCTGTGCCTTGCCCGAAGTCTGTAGCATCACGTACCGAATCCTTATCATTGCCCAGCAACGTGGCCTGACCGCTCAGGATGCCCTGTCTTATTATCTGGAACATCTCGGTGAATCACCCCTGACTTCTCAATAACATCTGGTCAACTTGCCAGGGTATCGCTGAACTAAAAAACCAGACTTCAAGGTGAGTCTGGCTTAGTGAGTAGTGTTTACCTTTATTTCATTTATAGGACTGATTTCCGGAAAAACCGTCACAGCAAAGTTGGTTGACAACGTCGCTCTAGCTGACCTTTATAAGTCAGGAATAAGCTTTATTTCTCAATTGGTGCGGACCTTGATAACAAAAAAAGCCCGGTTTCAACATGAACCGGGCTTTCTGCTTCTATCCACACCAAAACAAACTTGTTATGCAACAGAGCTTGTTTTTCAAGAACAGTACATTATATCGTTCACGAATGTTTATAGAAGTGATTAAAAGAAAACCTGGCCTAAGCGGTTCGCTGGCTTTCTGTATCGTAAAAAAGCAAACAGCCAACCGGCGAAATCGGTGAAGGGTCGACTTGATGAAAAGCAGTTTCAGTGGTTTATTCGGTCCACCAATCACGTTCACGGTGACGAGCATTTCTGTTTGAGTGCCTGTAAAGAACAGTATAGTTAACGTGAATTCGGAGCTACAGTGAACACCGGACTTTACGACGAGGTTGTACCATACTATAGAGACAGCTCTGCCTGACGTTTATGCGAAATTTACTACTCTGCTTTATGGTGATTGGCAGCCTGACAACCTGTCGGGATAAGACTACCGACCTTGCTCCCGTAGCTACACCAAGCCAGCGGATAACCAGCCAGTCGATCCAGTATGTGCGGATTCTTGATCAGGAACCTTCGCTGGATACGGTGCAAATCGATGGCGTAGTGCAGGCGCTGTCCAGTAAGGATAGCCTGCGTTTTCAGTACGACGCCGAGGACCGATTAGTCAGCTATAACCGAACGCAATATACCGCTACTGCTATGGGACCGTTTACGAACGGAACCCAGAAAAGTCTATTCTCGTACAACAACGGACGCTTTCAGGAACTGGAAGGAGGGACAGGCTCCCGTTTCGAATTCAGTCTTGACAACGCACAACGTCGGGTATTGAATCGGACGAAAAGGCGTGGTTCCTACATTGACGTGGACACGTTGAGACAGTACTCTTCTGAAGGTATGTTGACGACCGTCGAGAAACAGGGGAATCGCCAGGTGTTTACGATCGAAAATGGCAATGTTGTTCGTATTGAGCAATTTAGCACCCGAACGGGTACGTTGGAAATGGTCACCGAGTTCACCTATGATACTGGCCACAGGGCACCAGCCGCCCCGTTTACTTTTCTGGGCGAAACCAACCGAAATGCCTTGCTTACAATGAAGACACTCGATTATTCCTATGCTACCGGCGTTCGTTCAACTACCTATACCTACCGGAACGAGTACGACTCGCAGGAGCGAATGACCCGGCAGATCGAGTATCATCAGGATTCGTGGTACAATCAGGGGAAACCTTATTTCTGGACAGCAACGGATTACTATTACCAATGATGATTTGTTGTTGAGGAACGCGCTGAATACTTATCGCATCTTTGCGTTGCACAGCTGCCTATTCGTTGACTACCTGTGCCTGTCTGATCAGCAGTTCGACCGTTTTCAGTACTTTGTCCAGGCTGGCGGGGTTGTTGGTAACCCGAGCGATCATAACACCGCCTTCAATCAGCGCGATAATGGACAAGGCAATCCGCTCGGTTTCTGTGGTGTCGTGAAATTCTCCGCTTTTAATGCCTGCTTTCAAGAGGTCGATATTGGTTTTCTTCCAGTCCAGAATGGCTTTTGCCGCTCTATCTTTCAGCAGACTGTTCGTGTCATCGGCTTCGGTAGCGGTGTTTAGGATGGGGCACCCGCCGGGCAGAAATGACGTGCGAATAAAGCTTCGGTACACGTCGGCATAAACGAGTAATTTCTCGGCGTTCGACGTTGCCTTCTCCATACGCTGCTGAACGGCCAGTTTGACTTTGGCTAAGTTGTGATCGAAAACCGCCAGCGCCACGTCCTCTTTGCTGTCAAAGTTGCCGTAAATACTGCCTTTCGTCAACCCGGTGGCTTCGGTCAGATCGGCCAACGACGTGCCGGCGTACCCTTTCGTGTTGAAAATAGTTGCCGTCGTTTCGATAATGAACTGGCGGGTTCGTTCGGCCTTGGATACTTTATTTGTCATAGGTCAACGATACGTTTCGGTACTACATGAAGCATATGGGCTGGTTGATACTAGCACGCCAGATCGTTCCCGGCAGGCCCAACGGGGCTGGTTAACTGGTAATTGCTGATTTACGGCGATCCGCTGAACTTATTGCTCAACTAATTTGATCGTATAAATATACCGAATGGTATTAAATGTTCCTACATTTGCCACGCATTTTTAGGCGATGCTTTTCAAAGCAGGCGACTGTTGGATGTGCAATCGATGAGTCATTAATCAAAAAAAGAAATGTTACGCCGAGTTGTTATTACGGGTGTGGGAGCTTTGACTCCCGTTGGTCACGATGTGCAGACATTCTGGCAACATGTTGTAAACGGGCAGAGTAGCGCGGCCACGATCACCCGTTTCGACGCATCCCTGTTTCGCACGCAATTTGCCAGTGAACTCAAGGGGTACGATGCCACCAACTACCTGAGCCGAGCCGACATCAAGCGGACGGATTTGTTCACGCAATACGCCCTAATCGCGTCGGATGAGGCCATTAAAGACGCTGGTTTTGACTTCGATAAGATGGACCCGTTCGATGTTGGTGTTATCTGGGGCACGGGTCAGGGAGGAATGGAAACCTTTGAAGAACAGGTTAATGAATACGCGTTGGGTAATGGCCAGCCCCGGTTCAGTCCGTTTTTTATTCCCAAGCTACTGGCCAACATGGCGTCGGGCATGATCTCGATTCGCAATGGGTACATGGGCATCAATTACACGACGGTTTCAGCCTGCGCAACGTCGAACACGGCCATTATGGATGCCTTCAATTACATCCGGGTTGGCAAAGCGAAAATCATTATCAGTGGTGGTAGTGAGGCTCCGCTGACGCCCGCTTCGTTCGGTGGGTTCAGTGCCTTGAAGGCGATGTCGGCGCGGAACAGCGATCCTGCGGCTGCCTCGCGCCCGTTCGACGTAGACCGCGACGGCTTCGTGATGGCCGAAGGGGCCGGTGCGCTGGTACTTGAAGAGTATGATCATGCCGTTCAGCGGGGCGCGCATATCTACGGTGAGATCACGGGTGCATCGATGACTGCCGATGCCTACCACATGACCGCTACCCATCCCGAAGGTATTGGGGCAGCCAAAGCGATGCAACTGGCGCTGACGGAAGCGAACATCACGATGGCGGATGTCGATTACCTGAACGCTCATGCCACATCAACGTCGGTCGGTGACTTGTCGGAGATCAAAGCGGTGCTGAGCCTGACCGGAACCGAAAAGACGAAACTTAAAATCAGTGCGACCAAGTCGATAACGGGCCATTTGCTGGGAGCCGCCGGAGCCATCGAAGCGATCATCTGTCTGTTGTCGATGCGTGACAGCGTTATTCCACCCACAATAAACACGACGGTGCTGGACCCGGCCATTCCGGATAATCTGACCATCGTGACCAAAGAAGCACTACCTGCCAACGTGGCTATTGCCATGAGCAACACGTTTGGCTTCGGGGGACATAACAGTATCGTTGTTTTCAGGAAAGTGTAACGTTCAGGACACGAAAATCAAAGGCGCAGAGAACACGGCGAATTGATCGTTACGCCCTCTGCGCCTTTTTTGTGACTCACAGGATCAGTGATCCCAGCGCAGATCAGCCGTTCGGAACGTGATCTCGCGCGAGCCCTGCCCATCGAACCCTACGTCGATGATCGTTTGTCGGGCGGCTTTCAGCTGACTGATCAGTTTTTGCTCTGCATCGAAGAAGATGATGTTCCCTCTGCCGTTCTCAGCCGCCGAAAAAGCGTAAGAACCAGCGGGCTTGTTGTCGAAGCGGATGCGCGCATTTCCGCCCTGAAAACTTCGGTTGAATTGACCCTTCGATACTTCCAGATATACGTTCGTACCACTGCTGCGTTTTCGAATGGTCAAGGTCGCCGATGATCCACCTCCGTACGGAAAAGGAAATTCGAGCCGATTGGACGACGTAATTAAGGCCTTATAGACGGGCTGACCGACGTTATCGTTCGTTCGTTGGTAGATCCATTTCTGGGCACCAACAGCGAGAGTGGTCGTTGCCTGAGCCTGACTCACCGAAGCGTTAGCAGCGCGTACATCGCTGGCATTGATCGGTACCTGGGTCGTGTCGTTGACAACGGAATGGGTTGATTTTTCTTTCGTCGAGCAATTGACAAGCGTCAGCAGACTGACTACATAAATGAGTTGTTTCATACCTACCTGACGTAGTTGCTTCATCTTAAGTGAGCCTAACAACGATGTTAGTCCGGATATCTTCACGTCTATAAAAGTACCAAACGCAGCCCAAGTTGCGTGTTCAGTGCCAGTGGTTCAAGCTACTTTTTTTGTAAAACTGACCTATTTAGACACACTGCCTAGTTATTGATAGAACGTGCTGTCCATAGGTGTACATCAATTGGCCATGCCTCGTTCAATCTGCCCATTCGCAACGAAGCTTTGACAGGCGTTGAAAGTACTCCTCAACGCTTTTTAGTCTGGCTGCTTTGTTACTGGTCTGCTATCCTGGTTAGGGCTATTTGCCGCTGCCTCTAAAGTACCTATGAAGTGAATGAGATTGAATTTTGGGTTGAACACGGATAATAGGCAAAAGTGTAGAGTAAGGTGATGATTTTTAGATAATTATACTTTATTGCCGTTGTGCCTTTGTGGGAATAGATCTGTTCGCACAGCTAGTCAAGCGGAACGGCTCAAATACCACGCTTTGCTTCTCAGAACCTGTCCCTGCCTCTTTGGGAAACGCCGTGGCCGGTTTTGGTCGGTATTCCTTATCGCACTCCGAGTGGTAAGCACCCGACGAACGACGATTTTACCGAGGGCGGTCACTGTTGAGTAAGTAAGAGCATAGGATAATTTCCTTTTGCGTATGTCCTAAACACATACTCAATGAAACGTAAGCTCCCGATCGTGAGTCTGATTGCGTTCTCCATGCTGGTCGTTACCTGTCGGGTCGCCCAGAAAACAGCAACGACGGCTGATCAAGCAATCGCTCAGCAAGCCGCCCCGCCCGATACGGTCCCTGCTTTTACGTCAAATCCGTCGCCGGAGCAGCTGACACCCGAGCAAAGTTTACGTTCGTTCCGGGTGCCCAAAGGCTACCACATGGAACTGGTGGCCAGTGATCCTATGATCAAGGAGCCCGTCGCGATTGCCTGGGATGGCAATGCCCGAATGTATGTGGCCGAGATGGATACGTACATGCAGGACGTTGACGGGTCCAATGAACACGATCCGGTTAGTCGCATCATGCTGTTGGAAGACACCGACAACGACGGCAAAATGGACAAGAGTTCGGTCTTCATCGATAAGCTGCTCCTGCCCCGGATGATCTTGTGTGTCAATCACGAATTGCTGGTCAACGAAACCGATACGTACGATATCTGGAGTTACAAAGACACGAACGGCGATGGTGTCGCCGATGCCAAGCGGATCGTTTACCAGGTTGGTAAAAAAGCACCCGGCAATCTGGAGCACCAGCGGAGCGGTCTGGACTGGAATCTGGATAACTGGATTTACGTTACGGTCGATCCGGTGCGGTTTCGGTATACCAACGGAATGCTGAAAGTCGATTCGCTGACCAGCGGCTCGAACGGGCAGTGGGGATTGACGCATGATAATTATGGCCGTCTGTTCTTCTCCCGGGCGGGTGGTGAAATCCCGGCGTCGGGCTTTCAGATCAATCCCGTTTATGGGGGGCTCGAATTTCCGGATCAATACAGTGAGGAGTTTACGGCGGTCTGGCCCATTATCGCGACGCCTGATATTCAGGGTGGCTTACGGCGGCTGCGGCTCCCCGACAGTACACTTAACCACTTCACGGCCAGTAACGGACAATCTATTTTCAGAGGTGATAAGCTCCCTGCCGATCTTGTTGGCGATTATCTCGTTGGCGAGCCCGTAGCCCGGATCATCCGTCGCGCCAAAGTGATCAACACCAATGGAAAGCTGACACTGGAGAATGCCTATAAACAACAGGAGTTCATCGCGTCGACAGATATGAACTTCCGGCCCGTCAATACCTACACCGGGCCCGATGGTTGCCTGTACATTGTCGATATGAACCGGGGTATCATTCAGGAGTCGCAGTGGACGCCAAAAGGGAGTTACCTGCGTCCGCAGATTCAGCGGCTGGGACTGGACAAGAACGTACAGCACGGCCGCATTTACCGACTGGTACACGATGGCATGAAACCGGGTCCGCAACCGCATATGCTCGATGAACCCAGCAATAAACTAGTGACGTACCTCGATCATCCGAATGGTTGGTGGCGCGATAACGCTCAAAAACAACTCGTCATCCTGGGCGACAAATCGGTCGTTCCGGCACTGAAACAGCTGGCAATGGGGCAGCCGGGAGCATCGAACAAAAAGCCATCGGCCCTGGGACGGCTCCATGCCTTGTGGACGCTGGAAGGGCTGGATGCCATTGATAAGGACATGCTCTTTTCAATGATGACGGACGAGAATCCGCAACTCCGACGGGCGGCTGTCTGGATTAGTGAACGCTACCTAAAGCAGGGCGACGAGCAGGTACTTGGCAAGCTGAGCGACCTGAAAAACGACCCCGATTTTGACGTTCGTACGCAGCTCTTACTGTCAACGCACGATAGCAAATTGGCAGCGGGTAGAACGCTCAACGGCGAAATCATGGCACAGAACGCTACCAACGACATGCTGGTTGGCGTCCGAAAAAGTCAGCTCAAAAATGATGCGGTTAAAACGTACGGACTTCGTCTGGGCCGTCTGGACGATGCGGATCGGAAGCTGGTTATGGGTGGAGCGTCCACGTTCAAGACGCTCTGCGCAACCTGTCATGGTCCCGATGGGAAAGGACTGGCGGTTGGTGGCAGCAGTATGGTCGCTCCGCCTTTGTTCGGCTCAAAACGGATCGTTGGTGACAAAGATGTGCTGATCAAAATTCTGCTGCACGGTCTGCATGGTCCGGTCGATGAGAAAAACTACCCGGATGTGATGCCGTCGATGGCCGCCAACGACGACGAATGGATTGCTTCCGTACTGAGCTATATCCGTTATGAGTTTGGATATACCGGTAATTTTCCCCCCAGTCCGCCATCCACTACGCCACGACCTGCCAATGGAGACGTTCCACCCGAAGTCCTGAAACGACGTAATTTTAAGCCGTTCGTGCAAGCCGATGAGGTGAAGAAGATACGGCAGGAAACCGCAGGCCGGACGCAGGCCTGGACACTGGCCGATCTGGAAAAACCAGGTCAGTAACCGGTTTATCTTCTGCAAACGATTTTACGATCGATCAACCATGCAAATCCGACAGCTTATTGCGGTTGCCAGTATTTTCGTAACCCTAAGTGCGACGGCCCAACCCAATCCGGAGCGACCCGATTTGTGCCAGGGTGCGTATTTTACCGAGGCACAGGGTGCTGAGGCCCTGCGCACGTTTGCCGGCACCTACCAGGATCGTGCAACGTGGGAGACGCGTGCTTCGCTGATCCGACGGGGAATCCGCGAGGGGATGGGCTTGCCGGACAAGCCGCAGTTTGCACCGCTCAAACCCATTTACCACAGCCTGAAAAAACTGAATGGCTACACTGTTGAAAATGTAGCGTTCGAGAGCTTACCGGGCTTTTGGGTAACGGGCAATCTGTATCGGCCACTAAATCCGGTCGGAAAATCGCCGGGAATTATCTGTCCGCATGGGCATACCCCTAAGCTGGACGCGCGCTTTGTCGAACAATCGCAGCAACGGTGTGCCACAATGGCCCGCATGGGAGCGGTCGTGTTCATCTACGACATGGTGGGCTACGGCGATTCGAAGCAAAGCGCGCATAAACTACCGCAGGCGCTGAAACTGCAAACCCTGAACGGCATCCGGGCGCTGGATTTTCTGCTTAGTTTACCCGATGTTGATGCAAAACGGATTGGGATGTCGGGCGAATCGGGTGGGGGAACGCAGACGTTTTTGCTTACAGCGCTCGATCAGCGGATAGCGGTATCAATTCCCGTTGTGATGGTGTCCGCTCACTTTTTTGGCGGGTGCGTCTGCGAAAGCGGTATGCCGATCCACAAACGGCCTACGCACCAGACGAGTAATGTTGAAATAGCCGCCCTGGCTGCACCCCGACCGATGTTGCTCGTTTCTGATGGAAAGGATTGGACAAAAAACACGCCTGACGTGGAGTTTCCCTACATCCGGAAAATTTACGACTATTACGGAGCCACAGACCGGCTCGAAAACGTGCACCTGCCCAACGAAGGTCACGACTACGGGCCCAGCAAACGCGAAGCCGCCTACCGATTTCTGGCCAAGCACCTCAAACTGGATTTGAACCGAGTTCTGAAAAATGGGCAGATTGACGAGACCCCGACTACGCTGCTTGAGCCTGCCGCTTTACAGGTCTTTTCCGTCGATCACCCACGACCGGCCAGTGCCGTGGTGGGCGACGATGCGGTGACGAAGTTGTTGAGGTGAGCAGCCCAGTATTATCCTTCTGTTACCGTTTGCTCTTATCCGACATTGCGGAATATCGGCTGGTATGGGTAATTATCTTTATAATCCACAGAATTTGTAGAAAAAGATAAACACAATATTTTATGATAAAACTATAACGAGCAGAGTATCAGCGGTTGGCATGATATTGGTCGAAAAGGAGGCAAAGCAAACTAGTTAAACGCAAAACCACAGCAATCATGGCAACGTTTGGAGAAAGCATCGCGAATTTTTTTGGTGGTAATGATCTGGAGACGAAGGAAGGACTTCACGGTTTGTTCACCACTGAGCTAAAAAATATATATTACGCTGAAAAACAGGCCGTAGACGCCTTGGGTGAGCAGGCTGATGCCGCCACAACGGATGAAGTTCGGAACGCATTTTTGCAACACCAGAACGAAACCCGGAATCAGGTATCACGTTTGGAACAGGTGTTCGGTAGTATAGGCATCGACGTAGAAGAAGGCTCCTGTGATGCAATCGACGGCTTGGTTGACGACGCGCAACGCGTTGTTTCGAACACAGGATCGGGCTCGTTGACCCGTGATGCCGGGCTGATCATTGCCAGTCAGAAAATAGAGCATCACGAGATCGCTTCGTACGGTTCGGCGGTCACATTAGCAAAAGTACTTGGCTACACGGAAGCCGCCCGACTTCTTCAGCAGACGCTGGATGAGGAGAAGAACACCGATAAGAAACTCACGACTCTCGCGGAGTCATTTATCAACAGCCGTGCCGCTTCGGAGTCGGATCATGACAGTGATAATGGCTTGGACCGTAATGATGAGTATACCGATGGCGTAAGTCGTGGCAGTGTAGTTAACTCCGATGGCACCCGCTATTCCGATAACAGTGCTGCCGGTACTTCGTCTACCCTGGGCTATGGCCGTACCGACACGTCAGGAAGTACTTTCAGTTTATAGGTCTGTGTACGGAAACGAGTCACAGTAAAAAGCGGTACGCCCAAATTGAGCGTACCGCTTTTTACTGTGACTCGTTTATTGACGAAGCCGACTAATTGGAATAATCGGTTTCTTCCGGACTGTCTTCCGTACCGTCATTGTTGCCAAGGGTATCCCCGTTTCCGTAATTCGAATTGTCAGGCTCCATATTGGGACTGCCCGAAACAGCCCCAGTGCCGTCATTGCCGGTTGCAGCTTCCTCTTCGTCGGTGGGCGTAGTAGGGGCTGAATGAGCATCACCCGATAAATCGGTCGGGTCATACTCGTTATTCAGCATTGTTCCCTGATCGGGCGTTTGGATCGGGCCACCGGTGTCGGGCCGGAACGTTTGTCCCTGCTCGTTCAGCATCGCATCCTGATTCGTGTTTTCCATGTGGTTTTGTCTGAAAAAAGTTTGTCGCATCCGGTTCACTGAACCAGCGTTTGGCTTACCGGATGCTGGTTCCTGTTAACCCCTCGTGAATACTTCCCAGAGCCGGTTGTTCAATTTGCCTGCGTACGTTTTGATGTCCGTGTTCGAGGTGTGTATGGTAAAAACAGCAAACTGATTGGCTGATGAGGGCAACGGCTCAATGCGAATGGTCCGACCCGTTGTCCAGCGGCCTGCCAGGCGACGGACAGACCCCGACAGCCGGATACCCGCATCGATCAACTCTACTTCACACGTTTCGGGGTACTGAGCAACGGCCAGCTCCTTTGAAAAACGCTGTAATTGGTTCGCATCAAACCACGATAGCGTTGGTATGTGCAGATGATTCGTGCTTCGTTCGTTGCGCAGCAGAAGACTCAGGGACAAGCGCGATTTTCCCGATGCCGGGCCGGTTGTTACCTGCAAATCGAGTACTTCAAGCGGAGCAATATCAGATGCAGTAGAGAACTCAATGTTCATAGAGGGCGATGATGAATAATGTGTGATAGTAACCAGACAAAGGTAGGGGTTGTTTGGTCTTGTCTACACATAGATCATCTTCTTGGTCATGCCACCGTCTACGATGAAGTTCTGTCCGGTGATAAAATTATTTTCCGGCGCGATCAGGAACAGAACCATGCGGGCAATGTCGTCGGCGTGACCGACGCGACCGGCTGGATGCTGTTCATGATCTTCAGGCCGAAGTTCGTCGGGCTTTGCTTTGGCTTTTTTCTTCAGCGCCGAAACGTCAATCCAGCCCGGACTGATGGCGTTCACCCGAACGTCCGGCCCGAGGCTAACCGCCAGCGAGTGAGTCAGGGCCAATAATCCACCTTTACTGGCGGAATAGGGGAAGGTGTCGGGCTCAGATTGGAACGCCCGCGTCGAACACATATTAATGATCGTTCCTTTCTGCAAAGCGAGGTACGGAGCGATGTGTTTCGCGCACAGGAACGCCCCGGTCAGGTTGGTGCCGATGACCCGGTTCCATTCATCAAGCGTTAACTTATCGAGTGGTTTTTCGATCATGATGGCGGCATTATTGATCAGCGCATCGATCTGGCCAAAGTGAGAAATGGTTTGCTCGGCGGCCTTGCGAACGTTCACTTCACTTGATACATCACAGGAGACGAACAAAATTTGGGCATAAGATGCTTTGAAGGCTTCGCGGAGTTCGGCCAGCGCGTCGGTGTCGGCTTCCCAGATGGCAACCCGATAGCCGTGTGTCAGTAA
Proteins encoded in this region:
- a CDS encoding TetR/AcrR family transcriptional regulator, which encodes MTNKVSKAERTRQFIIETTATIFNTKGYAGTSLADLTEATGLTKGSIYGNFDSKEDVALAVFDHNLAKVKLAVQQRMEKATSNAEKLLVYADVYRSFIRTSFLPGGCPILNTATEADDTNSLLKDRAAKAILDWKKTNIDLLKAGIKSGEFHDTTETERIALSIIALIEGGVMIARVTNNPASLDKVLKTVELLIRQAQVVNE
- the fabF gene encoding beta-ketoacyl-ACP synthase II, with amino-acid sequence MLRRVVITGVGALTPVGHDVQTFWQHVVNGQSSAATITRFDASLFRTQFASELKGYDATNYLSRADIKRTDLFTQYALIASDEAIKDAGFDFDKMDPFDVGVIWGTGQGGMETFEEQVNEYALGNGQPRFSPFFIPKLLANMASGMISIRNGYMGINYTTVSACATSNTAIMDAFNYIRVGKAKIIISGGSEAPLTPASFGGFSALKAMSARNSDPAAASRPFDVDRDGFVMAEGAGALVLEEYDHAVQRGAHIYGEITGASMTADAYHMTATHPEGIGAAKAMQLALTEANITMADVDYLNAHATSTSVGDLSEIKAVLSLTGTEKTKLKISATKSITGHLLGAAGAIEAIICLLSMRDSVIPPTINTTVLDPAIPDNLTIVTKEALPANVAIAMSNTFGFGGHNSIVVFRKV
- a CDS encoding DUF7133 domain-containing protein — protein: MKRKLPIVSLIAFSMLVVTCRVAQKTATTADQAIAQQAAPPDTVPAFTSNPSPEQLTPEQSLRSFRVPKGYHMELVASDPMIKEPVAIAWDGNARMYVAEMDTYMQDVDGSNEHDPVSRIMLLEDTDNDGKMDKSSVFIDKLLLPRMILCVNHELLVNETDTYDIWSYKDTNGDGVADAKRIVYQVGKKAPGNLEHQRSGLDWNLDNWIYVTVDPVRFRYTNGMLKVDSLTSGSNGQWGLTHDNYGRLFFSRAGGEIPASGFQINPVYGGLEFPDQYSEEFTAVWPIIATPDIQGGLRRLRLPDSTLNHFTASNGQSIFRGDKLPADLVGDYLVGEPVARIIRRAKVINTNGKLTLENAYKQQEFIASTDMNFRPVNTYTGPDGCLYIVDMNRGIIQESQWTPKGSYLRPQIQRLGLDKNVQHGRIYRLVHDGMKPGPQPHMLDEPSNKLVTYLDHPNGWWRDNAQKQLVILGDKSVVPALKQLAMGQPGASNKKPSALGRLHALWTLEGLDAIDKDMLFSMMTDENPQLRRAAVWISERYLKQGDEQVLGKLSDLKNDPDFDVRTQLLLSTHDSKLAAGRTLNGEIMAQNATNDMLVGVRKSQLKNDAVKTYGLRLGRLDDADRKLVMGGASTFKTLCATCHGPDGKGLAVGGSSMVAPPLFGSKRIVGDKDVLIKILLHGLHGPVDEKNYPDVMPSMAANDDEWIASVLSYIRYEFGYTGNFPPSPPSTTPRPANGDVPPEVLKRRNFKPFVQADEVKKIRQETAGRTQAWTLADLEKPGQ
- a CDS encoding alpha/beta hydrolase family protein, which translates into the protein MQIRQLIAVASIFVTLSATAQPNPERPDLCQGAYFTEAQGAEALRTFAGTYQDRATWETRASLIRRGIREGMGLPDKPQFAPLKPIYHSLKKLNGYTVENVAFESLPGFWVTGNLYRPLNPVGKSPGIICPHGHTPKLDARFVEQSQQRCATMARMGAVVFIYDMVGYGDSKQSAHKLPQALKLQTLNGIRALDFLLSLPDVDAKRIGMSGESGGGTQTFLLTALDQRIAVSIPVVMVSAHFFGGCVCESGMPIHKRPTHQTSNVEIAALAAPRPMLLVSDGKDWTKNTPDVEFPYIRKIYDYYGATDRLENVHLPNEGHDYGPSKREAAYRFLAKHLKLDLNRVLKNGQIDETPTTLLEPAALQVFSVDHPRPASAVVGDDAVTKLLR
- a CDS encoding YciE/YciF ferroxidase family protein, producing MATFGESIANFFGGNDLETKEGLHGLFTTELKNIYYAEKQAVDALGEQADAATTDEVRNAFLQHQNETRNQVSRLEQVFGSIGIDVEEGSCDAIDGLVDDAQRVVSNTGSGSLTRDAGLIIASQKIEHHEIASYGSAVTLAKVLGYTEAARLLQQTLDEEKNTDKKLTTLAESFINSRAASESDHDSDNGLDRNDEYTDGVSRGSVVNSDGTRYSDNSAAGTSSTLGYGRTDTSGSTFSL
- a CDS encoding SDR family oxidoreductase, which gives rise to MKTAIITGGGQGIGRVITQYLLTHGYRVAIWEADTDALAELREAFKASYAQILFVSCDVSSEVNVRKAAEQTISHFGQIDALINNAAIMIEKPLDKLTLDEWNRVIGTNLTGAFLCAKHIAPYLALQKGTIINMCSTRAFQSEPDTFPYSASKGGLLALTHSLAVSLGPDVRVNAISPGWIDVSALKKKAKAKPDELRPEDHEQHPAGRVGHADDIARMVLFLIAPENNFITGQNFIVDGGMTKKMIYV